The segment TAGCTGCAGAGGCCACAGCGGTAGGGACGCTCGCCGGTGTGACTACGCCTGTGCACCGTCAGGTTGCTGCTGTTGCGGAAGCACTTGCCGCAGAACTCGCAAGCCTCTTCCCGCTTCTTTCTACCTCCGCCTCCATTCGCTGTTACTTGTCTTGTTTCACTCTCCCGCTGCCAATCTTGCACCATGTCCACATCCCTCTCACTGTCCCACTCGGACCGGGGCCTGTCGTCTCTCTCTGGCCTTTTTGGGGTGCAGTTGCCACTGGCAATGCCACtctcaccactgcccccagtctCACCACTTTCTAGGGAACCCTCAGAGGGACTGCCCAATGGAGAGGGGTGCTGAGGCTCACCTTGCCCATCCTCATCCATCCCCTCTGCCTGAGGCTGGAAGTACCTCAGCAAGTTCTTGTCTGGAGCCCCAGCCCTGGAAGACAGCATGATCAGGCCTGTGCTGGAACGATGCTTCGTCAAGTCAAGATCTGGAGTTCCCTGGTCAACCCTGCCACTGACAGTTCCCTCTCCGTGCTGGGACAGGTTGGTCCGAAACTTGCGGTCCTCGTCGGTCCCGGTCTCCATGATGTCCCGGTGGCTCCTCATGTGACGTGCCAGCTCACCGCTCTGGGAAAACGCACTGTTGCAGAGGCCACAGTGGAAGGGCCGCTCACAGGCATGCGTGCGGCGATGTGCAGAGAGGCTACGCAGTGAATGGAATCCCTGGCCACAGTGATCACATGAGAAAGCAGCGTGGAGGGGAGGCGTGGAATGAGGGAAGGGGGATGCCGCTGGAGGAGACGGTGACGGCGAGGGGACCATGCCACCATTACTGCCTCCCGTTCCACTTGTGCTCCCTTCCGCCAGCTCCCGCAGGCGCTCCGAGAAGTTCAGTCTCTCCAACTCCCTGGTGGCAGTGGCTGCACTCTGGGGCTGACGGGGCCGGGACAAGCGCTGGGTAGATGGGTGAAAGGCAGAGGCCAAGGTGGCCCCCAAGTGCCGTGGATCCATCGTGGCTGGTGGTTTGGAGGGCTTTGAGTCAACTTCGTCTCCATCCACCTGGAAGAGGTTGAGGGAGTGTGAGTACTGGGCATGTTGGAGAAGAGCCCATGCACTCGGACACACAGTCTGACACCCCTGGCAGGTGAAGCTGGAGGGCTCTTCAATCACTGAGGGACAAAGgggaaaaaggaggagaaatgaTGAAGCAATAAATAGATGAAAGCAAATAATGATAGAAAATGTCCACAATTTCCAGACTGAAGAAACATTACAGGGTTCGGCTATTCTGTTAATTGCACAGTTTTCGGACACCAGACATCACCAGGTGCTCAAATAGGACAGTaagacaaaagcaggctccATAAATACATCTGgagatatttttaaatgtagtcAGCTTTGTCTCTTCTCCAAGAGCCACTCACCAATTAAGCTGCAAATTGCTAATTAGCGGAACGGAGAAAACGAAGGCTTTATGCAAATCGGGCCTGAGTCAGCCTCCTTGATAAATGAGGTCTTTCTGCATAAATCAAAATTGGAAAGAGGATCCTAAaattgagggggggggggggggaatacatttatttttttcctcaaggTTCAAAGCCAAAATTGTATAAGCCTCTTTCATGTTTCCTCAAGTCAAAATCCTTCTGTATTTTATTGAGGGGGGGGATTAAAAagagtctttctttctttctcactctctctctctcccagtctTGGGATGTGTAAAGCTAAGAGAGGAAAATCATGCCCCAGAGCCCACGCAGGGATCTGAAGCCAAAGGATGAACATCTGAAAACAAGTATAATTTAGAATAGGATAAAATAAGAATATGCCCGGGCAAAATTcaataaatgacacaaaaatgTCACTCCTTCGTATGGCTGTACCTCACCCACCACCCCTCTCCCTCAAATCACTCCCTGGGGTAGAGATGGGTGAGGAGGggtttggggtgggggtgtgaTGGGGGCGAGTGGAGCTTTTGTCTTGAGGTCCTGGAGTGAAACACAATACCCagcccgtctctctctccctctcttgctCCCCCTCTCTTACTCTTTTTGTAAGGATTCCCATTTGGCCTGGGGTAGCACTTGCATATTAAGCAGAAGCAATAACTGctaattaaaaatgcagattGGCTGGGAGCACTAACGAGCATCAGGCAGAACCTCCTCTCCCTTAGGAgtaaaggagagagagagagaaagaaatggagaagaaagaggagggTGGTAACACTGAACGATGGACAGAGGGGGTatacaaaaaaaggggaaataaaatGGGACCAGCAGGAAGCAACGGAGGAAAAATATAAACCAAGTCATGTTGAGAAATGCCACTGGAACTGACATGCAGCGGGTAGAAGGCATGTCTGACCACGGAGGTAGCGATCTGCAGTGGGATAactgcactttcactttgactCATCATTTGAactttgaagaagagaaagaagaaaaaaaaaaaaaaaaaaaaaaactcccccaGTCAGAATGACAGAAATGTTAACACATTTTACAACCAGTTACAGTGATTAAATCAACACAGTCTGAAAATATGACTTTTTGAACTTTAAATATGACCAGACCTTGAGaaattgtacacacacacaaacaaaactggaaagaaaaaaaaacaaaaaaaaaacatgtttaggACAGAAAGGGGTTGAAGCGGAGCAATGTGGACGGAAGGAAGCCGAACACGAGGCCTGTCCCTCGAGCACCGCACAAAGGAAGGAAGCgcagacatgtgtgtgtgtgtttttttacatgtgcTCACaaaacacgctcacacacatatCGTACAATTCAGAGTAATCAATTATAACGGTTATATTGCAGTTTGTTCCTTCCTTGTACAGAGGTTTACGTCCTTGCAGCACTCCAGATGGGCCCGCGCGTGGGAGATAAGGGAACAAAGTCACGGCTCAGTAAAGAAATGCTACGCGGCCCGACACCTGCACAGGGCCACCATttcactcaaaaacacacagataataATACACAAATTACCTCACTTTTTGTCACTGCTGACAAACATTGACTTCAAAAGTCAACTTAACTACCACATTGTTTGTAGGAGGAAATAGGCTATATactcatttatttacatatatatacacagatatATAGTTGAAAAAACTGccttaaaggtttttttttttttaataggtcAATTCAGTTTAGCAACACAATCCGTTAGCACAAGCGGTCCTTTTGAGTGGAGTTGGAAATTGATTACACCCTGtggttgtgtgtatttgtgtggttGTGGGTGTTGGAGAGAGACAGAAGTCAGGTCTTGTGCCGTTGCTCGGCCCAACAGCCCCGTGTTTACCTGGCCACTTCACCTTAGAGACAGATGCTCAGGTGCTACTGCCTCTCCGGCCCCCAGAGGACGGGTGGGGAAGGTCGGTGGAACACTGCTGCCTATCCTCTCCACACAATTAACTCACAAAGGCCTCAGCACCGCGGTAACGGACGCTTAATGAGCCGGACTGGGGGAAGTTTGTTAAATGGATgggacaataataataaaaaaagagacactAATTAGCGACTGGCACTCACCTGCTCTTTGGTCCCCTTGCTCTCCAGGTTCCTCCCCCCAGTGCCTGTCCGTCACCCTCCGGAGCTCCACGAAGCCCGCATCCACCTGGGCACCCGGGCCCCGCCGTAGCACGCGGCTGGCCGGGGAGGGAGGAGTGTGGCCCGGAGTTCCAGCTCCGCCACCGCCGCAGCCGCCCTGCTTGTGCTGGATGAAGTCCAGAATGTGAGCGAGGGGGAAAGCCTGGCCACACTGCCCGCAGGTAAGGAGGTCATGACCCCCGACCTCTGACTGTGGGATCCGCTCTTGTTGAGGCAAGCTCTGCGCGTCTCCTGGTTCTGGGACGTCTGGCGGAAGGAAAGGGGGCGAGAGCAAGTATTAGAGATACTCACTATCTAGAGAATTGCACTTAATTCACTCTTCAGGTGGGTCAcatgcaaaaaagaaagaa is part of the Denticeps clupeoides chromosome 19, fDenClu1.1, whole genome shotgun sequence genome and harbors:
- the znf296 gene encoding zinc finger protein 296 gives rise to the protein MSRRKLGSRPQHLSAIQDVPEPGDAQSLPQQERIPQSEVGGHDLLTCGQCGQAFPLAHILDFIQHKQGGCGGGGAGTPGHTPPSPASRVLRRGPGAQVDAGFVELRRVTDRHWGEEPGEQGDQRAVIEEPSSFTCQGCQTVCPSAWALLQHAQYSHSLNLFQVDGDEVDSKPSKPPATMDPRHLGATLASAFHPSTQRLSRPRQPQSAATATRELERLNFSERLRELAEGSTSGTGGSNGGMVPSPSPSPPAASPFPHSTPPLHAAFSCDHCGQGFHSLRSLSAHRRTHACERPFHCGLCNSAFSQSGELARHMRSHRDIMETGTDEDRKFRTNLSQHGEGTVSGRVDQGTPDLDLTKHRSSTGLIMLSSRAGAPDKNLLRYFQPQAEGMDEDGQGEPQHPSPLGSPSEGSLESGETGGSGESGIASGNCTPKRPERDDRPRSEWDSERDVDMVQDWQRESETRQVTANGGGGRKKREEACEFCGKCFRNSSNLTVHRRSHTGERPYRCGLCSYACAQSSKLTRHMKTHGAHGARAPFQCQLCGVPFTVYATLEKHLKKAHGLSHASAGAYSQNAAGDYSNAVIKTEEEVSAEQADGQSNGEYTEPNLSTTGDFKEEDSDLQVSVDMAVSATTEVTSGKAELGLA